One genomic segment of Nocardia spumae includes these proteins:
- a CDS encoding STM4011 family radical SAM protein produces MDLSILYRGPLASCDFDCPYCPFAKRRDSREQLRADRAALERFVDWVGHQRGDRLSILFTPWGEGLVRSWYRRALVQLSQVPTVERVAIQTNLSCRTDWLAEADPAVVALWCTYHPDQTPYHRFVAKCADLSHRGIRFSVGVVGLPHHYEPALRLRADLPDDVYLWVNAPEGYDLSDAEAARWTTLDPHFGFSRYPHRSAGLPCRTGESVISVDGDGTVRRCHFVPVEIGNLYDGSYRAALRPRPCPLARCDCHIGYTHLETLPLYDVFAGGILERIPAGW; encoded by the coding sequence ATGGATCTGAGCATTCTGTATCGGGGCCCGCTCGCGTCGTGCGACTTCGACTGTCCCTATTGCCCATTCGCGAAACGCCGGGACAGCCGCGAGCAGTTGCGCGCCGACCGCGCCGCGCTGGAGCGGTTCGTCGACTGGGTGGGACACCAGCGGGGTGACCGGCTCTCGATCCTGTTCACACCGTGGGGTGAGGGGCTGGTGCGATCCTGGTATCGGCGCGCGCTGGTGCAGTTGTCACAGGTGCCCACGGTCGAGCGGGTCGCGATCCAGACCAATCTGAGCTGCCGCACCGACTGGCTCGCCGAGGCGGATCCGGCCGTGGTGGCACTGTGGTGCACATACCACCCGGACCAGACTCCGTACCACCGCTTCGTCGCCAAATGCGCCGACCTGTCCCACCGCGGAATCCGGTTCAGCGTCGGCGTTGTCGGATTGCCGCACCACTACGAACCCGCCCTGCGCCTGCGCGCCGATCTGCCCGACGACGTCTACCTGTGGGTGAACGCGCCCGAGGGATACGACCTGTCCGACGCGGAGGCTGCCCGCTGGACCACCCTGGACCCGCATTTCGGATTCAGTCGATATCCGCACCGCTCGGCCGGATTGCCTTGTCGCACAGGTGAATCCGTGATTTCGGTGGATGGCGACGGTACCGTCCGTCGTTGTCATTTCGTCCCCGTCGAGATCGGCAATCTGTACGACGGTTCCTACCGGGCGGCGCTGCGCCCGCGGCCGTGCCCGCTCGCCCGGTGCGATTGCCACATCGGCTACACCCACCTCGAAACCCTGCCGCTCTACGACGTATTCGCGGGCGGAATCCTCGAACGGATCCCGGCCGGGTGGTGA
- a CDS encoding STM4012 family radical SAM protein has translation MTATVRTRPRPYQNYVYGYPHKTAYRPLPDRRSLREVWAGEPVDALSLYAHIPFCEFRCGFCNLFTRIGAPGELTTRYLDALDRQAVAVRAALGDRPIRFAATAFGGGTPTYLSAAELERLCDIAERRMGADLRATPLSVETSPGTATADRLAVLAERGATRISIGVQSFVPAEARSAVRPQDRAEVDAALGRIRAAEIPILNIDLIYGIEGQTERSWRYSLDAALAWQPEELYLYPLYVRPLTGLGRSSSPRPAAEAETAWDAQRMRLYAFGRDHLLAAGYEQVSMRMFRRPHTGHGLPGSEFADYACQTDGMVGLGCGARSYTAGLHYSFDYAVDMREVRGIIDTYTRTADFTHPHVGHRIDGDEARRRHLLQSLLRAEGMDLTAYRDRFGAYPREHFPAEFAEFEDLGWLDPDSGPELLRLSPAGLSYSDALGPRLFSPAVRAAMAAYEPR, from the coding sequence ATGACCGCTACTGTCCGCACCCGGCCCCGGCCGTATCAGAACTACGTGTACGGGTATCCGCACAAGACCGCCTATCGTCCGCTGCCCGATCGGCGGAGCCTGCGCGAGGTGTGGGCCGGCGAACCGGTCGACGCGCTGTCGCTGTACGCGCACATTCCCTTCTGCGAATTCCGGTGCGGCTTCTGTAATCTGTTCACCCGCATCGGGGCGCCCGGCGAGCTGACCACCCGATATCTCGACGCCCTCGACCGGCAGGCGGTGGCGGTCCGTGCGGCACTGGGGGACCGGCCGATCCGCTTCGCCGCCACGGCGTTCGGCGGGGGTACTCCCACCTACCTGTCCGCGGCCGAGCTGGAGCGGCTGTGCGATATCGCCGAGCGGCGCATGGGTGCGGATCTGCGGGCGACACCACTGTCGGTGGAGACGTCCCCGGGCACCGCCACCGCCGACCGGCTCGCGGTGCTCGCCGAGCGAGGTGCCACCCGGATCAGCATCGGCGTGCAGAGTTTCGTGCCGGCCGAGGCCCGATCCGCGGTCCGGCCGCAGGACCGCGCCGAGGTCGACGCCGCCCTGGGGCGGATCCGCGCGGCCGAGATCCCGATCCTCAACATCGATCTGATCTACGGCATCGAGGGCCAGACCGAACGGAGCTGGCGGTACTCCCTGGACGCGGCGCTGGCCTGGCAGCCGGAGGAGTTGTACCTGTATCCGCTGTACGTGCGACCGCTGACCGGTCTCGGCCGGTCGTCCTCCCCGCGGCCCGCCGCGGAGGCCGAGACCGCATGGGATGCGCAGCGGATGAGGTTGTACGCGTTCGGTCGCGACCATCTGCTGGCCGCCGGCTACGAGCAGGTGTCGATGCGCATGTTCCGGCGGCCGCACACCGGGCACGGTCTGCCGGGGTCGGAATTCGCCGACTACGCCTGCCAGACCGACGGCATGGTGGGCCTGGGCTGTGGTGCGCGCTCGTACACGGCGGGGCTGCACTACTCGTTCGACTACGCGGTCGATATGCGTGAAGTGCGCGGCATCATCGACACCTACACCCGAACAGCGGATTTCACCCATCCGCACGTGGGCCACCGCATCGACGGGGACGAGGCGCGCCGCCGGCATCTGCTGCAGTCGCTGCTGCGGGCCGAGGGGATGGACCTCACGGCCTACCGGGACCGCTTCGGCGCCTACCCGCGCGAGCACTTCCCCGCCGAATTCGCCGAGTTCGAGGACCTGGGCTGGCTCGATCCGGATTCCGGCCCGGAGTTGCTGCGGCTGAGCCCCGCGGGGCTGTCGTACTCCGATGCCCTGGGCCCGCGCCTGTTCTCACCGGCGGTGCGGGCGGCCATGGCCGCCTACGAGCCGCGCTGA
- a CDS encoding STM4013/SEN3800 family hydrolase yields MSTLSTREPATGIDDAAPDMNEVVGRDDLLLVTLDTLRYDVAADLAAAGRLPNLARHLPGGRWEKRHAPGSFTYASHQAIFAGFLPTPATPGPHPRLFAARFEGSETTAGRTFVYDSPDLVTALAQCGYHTVCIGGVGFFNKRGPLGGVLPGLFQDSRWEPEFSVAAPGSFEAQIACAEEVVAAVPPEQRLFLFVNVSALHQPNWFHLPGATRDAGDTRETHAAALEYVDRHIGRLFAAARRRRRCFTIVCSDHGTAYGDDGFTGHRLGHESVWTVPYAQFFLEGSR; encoded by the coding sequence GTGAGCACGCTGTCCACGCGTGAACCGGCCACCGGCATCGACGATGCCGCGCCGGATATGAACGAGGTGGTCGGCCGCGACGATCTGCTGCTGGTCACTCTCGACACCCTGCGCTACGACGTCGCCGCCGACCTGGCGGCGGCGGGCCGGTTGCCGAATCTGGCTCGCCACCTGCCGGGCGGGCGATGGGAGAAGCGCCATGCTCCGGGCAGTTTCACCTATGCCTCCCACCAAGCGATCTTCGCGGGCTTCCTGCCCACTCCGGCCACTCCTGGACCGCATCCGCGGTTGTTCGCCGCGCGTTTCGAGGGGAGTGAGACCACCGCCGGGCGCACCTTCGTCTACGACAGTCCCGATCTGGTGACCGCCCTCGCACAGTGCGGATATCACACGGTCTGCATCGGTGGTGTGGGCTTCTTCAACAAGCGCGGGCCGCTGGGCGGTGTCCTGCCGGGGTTGTTCCAGGACAGTCGCTGGGAACCGGAGTTCTCCGTCGCCGCGCCCGGCTCGTTCGAGGCGCAGATCGCCTGTGCCGAGGAGGTGGTGGCAGCCGTGCCGCCCGAGCAGCGCCTGTTCCTGTTCGTCAATGTGTCGGCCCTGCATCAGCCGAACTGGTTCCATCTGCCGGGGGCGACTCGCGACGCGGGTGACACTCGCGAAACCCACGCCGCCGCACTGGAATACGTCGACCGGCACATCGGCCGCCTGTTCGCCGCGGCTCGCCGTCGTCGCCGGTGTTTCACCATCGTGTGTTCCGATCACGGCACCGCCTACGGCGACGACGGTTTCACCGGGCACCGGCTGGGCCACGAATCGGTCTGGACGGTGCCCTACGCTCAGTTCTTCCTCGAGGGTTCCCGATGA
- a CDS encoding STM4014 family protein: protein MSDPAPTRIAVVGIPGNRRVGLFQEALRRAGLPAARTVGWRDVVSGRADFAPGELVRCESPGEDAVLDRRWRAVPDPTRVEGTARWYERFTAATRALGARVTACGAELLDDPGELAVLFDKRRCHAVLREAGVPVPVSPTSGRLEPIAGWTGVRELLAAAGLRRAFVKLAHGSSASGVLAIQTSGSGRIQATTSVQLDDAGHLYNSLRVRQYRTDAEVGAIVDALAPDGLHVERWHPKASQHGRSADLRVVVVGGRATHAVVRTGTSPMTNLHLGGARGDLDLARAATESAGGRWPEVLELAERAAACFPGFSRVGVDVLPGVGWRRFVVGEVNAFGDLLPGLPALPGSGFDGDTYDAQVAAIARRPIGGEHAVHA from the coding sequence ATGAGCGATCCGGCGCCGACGCGCATCGCGGTGGTCGGTATTCCCGGCAATCGGCGGGTCGGGCTGTTCCAGGAGGCGCTGCGACGGGCCGGCCTGCCCGCTGCGCGCACGGTCGGCTGGCGCGATGTCGTGTCCGGCCGTGCCGATTTCGCGCCCGGTGAACTCGTCCGCTGCGAGTCGCCCGGTGAGGACGCGGTGCTCGACCGACGGTGGCGTGCGGTGCCGGACCCGACGCGGGTGGAGGGTACGGCGCGCTGGTACGAGCGCTTCACCGCGGCCACCCGCGCGCTCGGCGCGCGAGTAACAGCCTGCGGGGCGGAACTTCTCGACGATCCCGGCGAGCTCGCGGTGCTGTTCGACAAACGTCGCTGTCATGCTGTGTTGCGCGAAGCCGGTGTGCCGGTGCCGGTTTCCCCGACCTCGGGGCGGCTCGAACCGATCGCGGGCTGGACGGGGGTCAGGGAATTGCTCGCCGCCGCGGGGCTGCGCCGCGCCTTCGTCAAACTCGCGCACGGATCCTCCGCGTCGGGTGTGCTGGCGATCCAGACGAGCGGCTCGGGCCGGATCCAGGCCACCACGTCGGTCCAGCTCGACGACGCCGGCCACCTGTACAACTCGCTGCGGGTGCGGCAGTACCGCACCGACGCGGAGGTCGGGGCCATCGTGGACGCGCTCGCTCCCGACGGCCTGCACGTGGAGCGCTGGCATCCCAAGGCATCTCAGCACGGGCGCAGCGCCGACCTGCGCGTCGTCGTGGTCGGCGGTCGCGCCACGCACGCGGTGGTGCGGACCGGCACGAGCCCGATGACGAATCTGCATCTGGGCGGAGCGCGCGGCGATCTCGACCTGGCGCGCGCGGCCACCGAATCGGCGGGCGGGCGCTGGCCGGAGGTCCTCGAACTCGCCGAGCGTGCCGCTGCCTGCTTCCCGGGATTCTCCCGGGTCGGCGTCGACGTGCTGCCCGGAGTCGGCTGGCGGCGATTCGTGGTGGGTGAGGTGAACGCGTTCGGTGACCTCCTGCCGGGCCTGCCCGCCCTGCCGGGCAGTGGGTTCGACGGTGATACCTACGATGCGCAGGTCGCCGCGATCGCGCGACGTCCGATCGGAGGTGAGCACGCTGTCCACGCGTGA
- a CDS encoding STM4015 family protein, with amino-acid sequence MTVSDHLETWHGLPVVAFPDADSTAELPGADEVAWRISADPFGDSDETWPQTFARFLDAVDPSAVRALVIGVWGEMYDESSELVINELLAVRDRFSNLRALFVGDVTFEESEISWINQSDVTPLLSAFDQLLEFGVRGGEHLAFPPASHATLRSLVVQTGGLDGEVVRGIAASDFPALEHLDIWLGTSWYGGNATVADLEPLLQGTRLPKLRSLALRNSEIQDEIAAALASAPVVPRLSTLDLSMGTLGDEGVEALLGGQPLTHLKNLDLHHHFIGESMRNRLLAALPGVEVDLSECESDSGEREERYTAVAE; translated from the coding sequence ATGACCGTTTCCGACCACCTCGAAACCTGGCACGGGCTACCGGTTGTCGCCTTTCCCGACGCCGATTCGACCGCCGAGCTGCCCGGTGCGGACGAGGTCGCGTGGCGTATCTCGGCCGATCCGTTCGGGGACTCCGACGAGACCTGGCCGCAGACCTTCGCACGCTTCCTCGACGCGGTCGATCCGTCCGCCGTGCGGGCGCTGGTGATCGGGGTGTGGGGCGAGATGTACGACGAGAGTTCGGAATTGGTGATCAACGAACTGCTCGCGGTGCGCGATCGGTTCTCGAATCTGCGGGCGCTGTTCGTCGGCGACGTCACCTTCGAGGAGAGCGAGATCTCCTGGATCAACCAGTCGGATGTGACGCCGTTGCTGAGCGCCTTCGATCAACTGCTGGAATTCGGGGTGCGCGGCGGTGAGCATCTGGCCTTTCCGCCGGCCTCGCACGCGACCCTGCGTTCCCTGGTCGTGCAGACCGGTGGTCTCGACGGTGAGGTGGTGCGTGGTATCGCCGCCAGTGACTTCCCGGCGCTCGAACATCTCGACATCTGGTTGGGTACCTCCTGGTACGGCGGCAATGCCACGGTCGCGGACCTGGAACCGCTGCTGCAGGGCACCCGGCTGCCGAAGCTGCGCTCACTCGCCCTGCGCAACAGCGAGATTCAGGACGAGATCGCCGCGGCCCTGGCCTCCGCCCCGGTGGTGCCGCGGCTGAGCACCCTGGACCTGTCCATGGGGACCCTGGGGGACGAGGGCGTCGAGGCGCTGCTCGGCGGTCAGCCGCTGACCCATCTGAAGAATCTGGATCTGCACCACCATTTCATCGGCGAGTCGATGCGCAACCGGCTGTTGGCGGCCCTGCCCGGCGTCGAGGTGGACCTGTCGGAATGTGAGAGCGATTCCGGTGAGCGCGAGGAGCGCTACACCGCCGTGGCGGAATGA
- a CDS encoding DUF6745 domain-containing protein, producing the protein MQQLSDWRSIAAAVGPVDRPAAEAGVRAAYRDAGLPEPDQIVWVPSPLAAVGAVRALDDPGAAVRERIRTAPWAAARERVHDELGADGWAAHWRATGAPLWDIIRALADRLRDGVVAQLVTVDPADRPARIAAEREVRGVLLDAVLGQHDAAWLAAFDGRDHNLGGLMEVARGAGWWWPYERAAVVSERPVRLRRDEAGRLHSDDGPAVAFGDGFALHAWRGMPVPADFFAGLGSLTAERIRTEENAELRRVLLEHYGYDRYLAESGAEPVHRDDAGILWRIPLPDDEDVVMVEVVNSTPEPDGTHRTYWLRVPPSTRTATEGVAWTFGLDAEEYLPVRQT; encoded by the coding sequence GTGCAGCAACTTTCGGACTGGCGTTCGATCGCCGCCGCGGTCGGGCCGGTCGACCGGCCCGCGGCCGAGGCCGGGGTCCGCGCGGCGTACCGCGACGCGGGCCTGCCCGAACCCGATCAGATCGTCTGGGTGCCGTCCCCGCTGGCGGCGGTCGGCGCGGTCCGCGCACTCGACGATCCGGGTGCCGCTGTGCGCGAACGCATCCGAACCGCCCCCTGGGCGGCCGCGCGCGAGCGCGTCCACGACGAACTCGGCGCCGACGGCTGGGCGGCGCACTGGCGCGCCACCGGGGCCCCGCTGTGGGATATCATCCGCGCACTGGCCGACCGGCTCCGTGACGGCGTGGTCGCGCAGCTCGTCACCGTGGACCCGGCCGACCGCCCGGCTCGGATCGCGGCCGAGCGCGAGGTGCGCGGCGTGCTGCTCGACGCGGTACTCGGCCAGCACGATGCTGCCTGGCTGGCCGCCTTCGACGGCCGGGACCACAACCTCGGCGGTCTGATGGAGGTGGCCCGCGGCGCGGGCTGGTGGTGGCCGTACGAGCGGGCCGCCGTCGTCAGCGAACGCCCGGTGCGATTGCGGCGCGACGAGGCCGGCCGCCTGCACAGCGACGACGGTCCGGCGGTGGCGTTCGGCGACGGATTCGCCCTGCACGCCTGGCGCGGTATGCCGGTACCGGCCGACTTCTTCGCCGGGCTCGGCTCGCTCACCGCCGAGCGCATCCGCACCGAGGAAAATGCCGAACTGCGCCGAGTGCTGCTCGAGCACTACGGCTACGACCGGTATCTGGCCGAGTCCGGAGCCGAACCCGTCCACCGCGACGACGCCGGAATCCTGTGGCGTATCCCGCTTCCCGACGATGAGGACGTGGTCATGGTGGAGGTCGTCAACTCCACGCCGGAACCCGACGGCACCCACCGCACCTACTGGTTGCGGGTGCCGCCGAGCACGCGCACCGCGACCGAAGGGGTGGCGTGGACGTTCGGCCTCGACGCCGAGGAGTACCTCCCGGTCCGGCAGACCTGA
- a CDS encoding SDR family NAD(P)-dependent oxidoreductase, translating to MSYPQRYGPWALVVGAAVGLGAEFCRQLAERGLNLIMVALEQDELDTLATDVAQRYGVRTQAITGDITSADVLESVALLVDEVELGMIVYNAGLSVCGLWLDTPLERHRKVVDINVTAMMTVLHRFVPPMIERGRGGVVLLSSMSGLLGTPMYGSYAGTKALTLNLAETLWDEWRPRGVDVVAVIPGPTDTPGYRADAPRQIRSSPKVMPVGPVVAAGLAALGKRPSVIPGRANRFSGLLLSRLLPRKRAVAVMGSTMREIYAGR from the coding sequence ATGAGCTATCCGCAGCGGTACGGACCGTGGGCGCTGGTGGTGGGCGCCGCGGTCGGGCTGGGAGCCGAGTTCTGCCGGCAGCTCGCCGAACGTGGCCTGAATCTGATCATGGTGGCGCTCGAACAGGACGAACTCGACACGCTCGCAACGGATGTGGCGCAGCGGTACGGCGTGCGCACCCAGGCGATCACCGGCGACATCACCTCCGCCGACGTTCTGGAATCGGTCGCGCTCCTGGTCGACGAGGTCGAACTCGGGATGATCGTGTACAACGCCGGATTGTCGGTCTGCGGTCTGTGGCTCGATACTCCACTGGAACGGCATCGCAAGGTCGTCGACATCAACGTCACCGCCATGATGACGGTCCTGCACCGCTTCGTCCCGCCGATGATCGAGCGCGGCCGCGGCGGCGTGGTGTTGCTGAGCTCGATGTCGGGTCTGCTCGGCACTCCCATGTACGGCTCCTACGCCGGGACCAAGGCCCTCACCCTGAACCTCGCCGAAACCCTGTGGGACGAATGGCGTCCGCGCGGGGTCGACGTCGTCGCGGTCATCCCCGGTCCGACCGACACGCCCGGATACCGTGCGGATGCGCCGCGGCAGATTCGCAGTTCGCCGAAGGTGATGCCGGTGGGCCCGGTGGTCGCCGCGGGTTTGGCCGCCCTCGGCAAGCGGCCGTCGGTGATTCCCGGGCGCGCCAACAGGTTCAGCGGCCTGCTGCTGTCGCGTCTGCTGCCGCGCAAGCGGGCGGTCGCCGTCATGGGATCGACGATGCGCGAGATCTACGCGGGCAGGTAG
- a CDS encoding DUF2804 domain-containing protein, which produces MGEVTTAEREIAERVDLCTPRGRLNPDAVGWTRRPLHRANLRGWGRCKRWEYWGIVTADYIIGIVLTSLDYAGLQGIYLLDRRDGTEVATDVVTPLARGVRLPDRSGVDTASGQAGDVVIELRNELGGTSIHATTPRIDIDLRAVLPVGHESLGVVVPWSPTRFQYTVKDLGRPVTGTLTVDGVAHVIDSGFAVLDHGRGKWPYSVAWNWAAGCGPGVAIQLGGKWTDGTGSTENALFVDGRLHKIGDDLGWDYDRADWMRPWRITGPRVEVEFTPFHVRESRTALGVLANDTHQCFGHFTGRACADDGRWVDLDGLTGWAEEARNRW; this is translated from the coding sequence ATGGGCGAGGTCACGACCGCGGAGCGGGAGATCGCCGAGCGGGTCGATCTGTGCACGCCCCGGGGACGGCTGAATCCCGACGCGGTCGGCTGGACCAGGCGGCCGCTGCACCGCGCGAATCTGCGGGGCTGGGGCCGGTGCAAGCGGTGGGAGTACTGGGGGATCGTCACCGCGGACTACATCATCGGCATCGTGCTGACATCGCTGGATTACGCTGGGCTGCAGGGGATCTACCTGCTCGATCGGCGCGACGGCACCGAAGTCGCCACCGATGTCGTCACACCGCTGGCACGGGGGGTCCGGCTGCCCGATCGCAGCGGTGTCGATACCGCCTCGGGGCAGGCCGGCGACGTGGTCATCGAATTGCGGAACGAGCTGGGCGGCACCAGTATTCACGCCACCACGCCTCGTATCGATATCGATCTGCGGGCCGTGCTGCCGGTCGGCCACGAATCGCTGGGCGTCGTCGTGCCCTGGAGTCCGACCCGGTTCCAGTACACGGTGAAGGATCTCGGGCGGCCGGTGACCGGCACCCTCACTGTCGACGGGGTCGCGCACGTGATCGACTCGGGTTTCGCCGTTCTCGACCACGGCCGCGGTAAGTGGCCCTATTCGGTGGCCTGGAACTGGGCGGCCGGATGTGGCCCCGGGGTGGCGATCCAGCTGGGCGGCAAATGGACCGACGGCACCGGATCGACCGAGAACGCGCTGTTCGTGGATGGCCGGTTGCACAAGATCGGTGACGATCTCGGCTGGGACTACGACCGCGCGGACTGGATGCGGCCGTGGCGGATCACCGGTCCGCGGGTGGAGGTCGAATTCACGCCCTTCCACGTGCGCGAGTCCCGGACGGCGCTCGGCGTGCTGGCCAACGACACCCATCAGTGCTTCGGTCATTTCACCGGCCGGGCCTGTGCCGACGACGGCCGCTGGGTCGACCTGGACGGGCTCACCGGCTGGGCGGAGGAGGCGCGCAACCGCTGGTGA